A portion of the Gigantopelta aegis isolate Gae_Host chromosome 10, Gae_host_genome, whole genome shotgun sequence genome contains these proteins:
- the LOC121383411 gene encoding threonine aspartase 1-like produces MISSEKHQKSFIVVHAGAGYHAAENEEKYLNVCRVACTAAMQCLKSGNNAVDAVTKAVKMLEDSPCTNAGVGSNLTLEGSVECDAGVMDGKSLTFGAVGSVSGVKNPVALAHKLVLVQLEGLLSLGRIPPSVMVGEGARQWACQHGLQCVSTDSLITDTSRKTYNRYKRKLDSINNCVENKRCKTNSDSCYKITGSDCLPKKLIESSKDVNCTASQNQISFSVPSDGSEGSSDLQNTISVGSHGGIDLQDTLAKAKRVVTDVQDTVGAVCVDQAGNMAAAASSGGIWLKQMGRVGPAACFGAGCWAHNGVKNKTPGIAVATTGCGEHLMKTLLAKQCGDALQKGDDGSLTFKNVLEDGFLKSEFLHGVQDKNAGMLGLVFEQVCDSSMSNNDSDNSCSVEVLWGHTTSSMCVGYMSEVHHKPRALISRLPPDSNAGATFAVQGKLFML; encoded by the coding sequence ATGATAAGTTCAGAAAAACACCAGAAATCATTCATTGTTGTCCATGCTGGAGCTGGCTATCATGCAGCAGAGAACGAAGAGAAGTACTTGAATGTTTGCAGGGTAGCTTGCACTGCTGCGatgcaatgtttaaaatcaggCAATAATGCTGTTGATGCTGTGACAAAAGCAGTGAAAATGCTTGAGGACTCTCCTTGCACTAATGCTGGTGTTGGTTCTAACCTCACTCTAGAAGGGTCTGTTGAATGTGATGCTGGTGTCATGGACGGCAAGTCACTTACATTCGGTGCTGTTGGTAGTGTTTCTGGAGTTAAAAATCCTGTTGCGCTTGCTCACAAGCTGGTTCTGGTGCAGCTGGAAGGGCTTCTTTCTCTTGGGAGGATCCCCCCAAGTGTGATGGTTGGAGAAGGTGCTCGTCAGTGGGCCTGTCAACATGGGTTACAGTGTGTGTCGACTGATTCACTCATCACAGATACTTCAAGAAAAACTTACAATAGGTATAAAAGAAAACTGGACAGTATTAATAattgtgttgaaaataaaaGGTGCAAAACTAATTCAGATAgctgttacaagattactggtTCAGACTGTTTACCCAAAAAATTGATTGAATCTTCAAAAGACGTAAATTGCACGGCTTCTCAGAATCAAATTTCATTTTCTGTGCCATCGGATGGATCCGAGGGAAGCAGTGACTTACAAAATACTATTAGTGTAGGTTCACATGGAGGTATTGATTTACAAGACACTCTTGCCAAAGCCAAACGAGTAGTCACTGATGTTCAAGACACAGTTGGTGCTGTGTGTGTTGACCAAGCAGGTAATATGGCAGCAGCAGCTTCTAGTGGTGGGATATGGTTGAAGCAGATGGGCAGAGTAGGACCTGCGGCTTGCTTTGGTGCAGGATGCTGGGCACACAACGGTGTGAAGAATAAGACACCAGGCATTGCTGTGGCAACCACAGGTTGTGGTGAACATCTGATGAAGACTCTGCTAGCTAAACAATGTGGAGATGCTTTGCAAAAAGGTGATGATGGTAGtctaacttttaaaaatgtactggaGGACGGTTTTCTCAAATCGGAATTCCTACATGGTGTTCAGGATAAAAATGCTGGCATGTTAGGTTTAGTATTTGAACAGGTGTGTGATTCGAGTATGTCCAATAATGATTCAGATAATTCGTGTAGTGTTGAAGTTTTGTGGGGACACACAACCAGCAGTATGTGTGTAGGTTACATGTCCGAGGTGCACCATAAACCAAGAGCCTTGATATCAAGGTTGCCACCTGACTCTAACGCAGGTGCTACTTTTGCTGTTCAGGGCAAGCTTTTTATgctctaa